The Nitrospira sp. sequence AGTTTGAGGATCAGACCGCAACTAATTGTGGCAGGCTCATACCTCTCATGTCGCCTTCGCCCGGTTGGACCATAATCCACCTGCGATCAAGGCCAGCGTCAGTGCCTGCAGCACGAGGCTCTGCGCGGTTGGGTGGACGCCCAGTAACGGCAGCGAAATGAAACGCACCGTCGTCGTCTCGAGTACTCCTGCTTCCTGCAGGGCCGCAACGCCGTTACCGACAAAGACCACGGCCATCAGCGCCAGAAGAATCGAGGAAACCGTGAAAAACGGTCCGATCGGCAGACGCACGCTGTAGCGAAGGATTGCGCCCCCGAGCAATACCAGCAGCAGCGCCGCCGCGGCGATGCCCCAGAGCACCGCGCTATGCCCGTCGGCACCGACCTGGGACCAGAGTGTTTCGTAGAACAGAATCACCTCGAAGATCTCGCGGTATACGACGAGGAACGAGACGCCGGCCATCGTCCACAGCGTGCGCTTGCCCAGCGCCACGCTGATCTGCTCGCGGATGAAGCGGTTCCAGGCTTGCGCGTTCGAGCGGCTATGCAACCACCAGCCTACGTACAACAGCATTGCCGCGGCCAGCAATGCCGTAATGCCTTCGGTCAGTTCGCGGCTGGCACCCGAGATGTGAAGCGTATAGCTGGCTATGGCCCATGTAATCCCGCCCAGCACCACGGCTCCGATCCAGCCAGTATGGATGTAGGGCAAGGCATCACGCCGCTGAGTCTTGACGGCGAAGGCCACGATGGCCGACACCACCAGGATCGACTCCAATCCTTCACGTAACAGAATCACAAGGGAACTCGCAAAGGACGCATTCGGGGACAGCGTATTGCCGGAGAGCGCGGCATCGGCCCGGTCGAGCAGGGCAATGACTTTCATCGACTGCGCGGTCACTGCATCGGACGACGTACCTTCGCTAATGGCCGCGCGTAGCGCAATCATCTCACGCTCAGTCTCCAAGCGCAGCGGCGAGTCTACGTTGTCCAGTGTTTTTTCGACCAGCTCGAACCCTTCCAGGTAGGCCGCGATCGCTAGGCGCCGCGCTGCATCTCGATCGCCTTGCGCATAGGACCGTGATGCCTCTTCGATCTTGGAGCGTGAGAAGACCAGGGGTGTCTGGGCAATGGCCTGTAGCGCATCTGGATGCTGTGTTAGGTAAACACGCACGGCGTCCATTGCCGAGCCGGCGACGGCCTGTTCACCGGGAGCTTTTATCACCAGGGTGCGAAGGCTATCGAATGCCCCTTTGCCCTCGCCCTGCTGCCACAATGTCTCGCCTTTTGCCACCGCGTTTGAGTCGGCTCGCAGGTTGCCGACAAAGAAGGCCAATGCCCAGCGGTCAGCCTCGGGAAATTCAGTGAAGGCGCGCATGGGTGTGCCGCCCACGCCGAGCGTGATGGTGTTGTAGAGGCCGTACAGACTACGCTGGCGCATGCGGGCCTCGTCGTGAAAATCGCTCGGCGCAGGTTCCAGCCCCTTGGCCATTGGACCATCGCCGCGGCCCTGCGCACCGTGGCACGCGGCGCAGTGCTGCGCGAACATCTTCCCGCCCTGTTGGAGATCAGGAGCGCGCCGTGGCGCTACACTCAGCTTCCATGCCTGGATCACGTCGAGGCGGAGTCGGCCGGCGAGCGCAGAAATCTCGTTGCCTGATGCCTTGCCCTCAATCTGCTCGAGTAGTCTGCCGGCTTGCTGGAGCAGTGCGGGCTGTTCGGGCACGTTGGGCAGCTTGCCGAGAAGTGTGATGGCTTGAACGGCAAAGTCGCGTTGTTCCGTGTACTCATCGGCGTTGAACACTTTGCCGTCTTGCACGGAGTCCGGGTAGTCCACAGCGACATAATCGAGCATGTGGACGACGGTCTGTGCCCGCTCATCGTCAGCCGATGACGCGATTGCCATGTCGAGTGGTCCCGCGGTCAAAAAAACCATGGCCAGCCACCATAGGAGAGTGTTTGACAAGGAGATAGGTCTAGGCTTCATCGTGTTTCGACTTTCTACGCGCGTGGGCCTCTTGGGGCAATATACAGACTACACGTCGATCGCGGCCCCTCCGAGGTCGGAAAACGGCAGTGAGCTGAAAAGTATTTGTAAATAAGATCTTATGCGGGCCAGAGAAATGTCAGGGTTCCCACAAGCCCAGCGAAGGCTCACTTCATGACTCTATAGGCCGCTGTGCCGTCAGCCGTACTCCATCTTCAGGACGCCACGAACAAGGTGATAAATGATAGCCAAACACCGAGGCCGGTGTCCACCGAACGGATGCGGAAAAACCATGTCACGTATATAGATGGAGACCCTCGAAACCTGTTATGGTTTTGTCATTTGGATTCTCCGGGTTCACGGAGGGAGTATGCCTAGCGGGGACAATCGGGCGGTGCTCATCACCGGAGCGTCCACTGGAATTGGAGCGGCTTGTGCCCATCATCTTGATCGACTAGGGTTCAAGGTGTTCGCAGGAGTGAGGAGGTCCGAAGATTGCGCGGCCCTTCAAAAGGAAAGTTCAGATCGGCTCGTGCCGATTGAGTTGGATGTGACAGACCTTTCGACCATCGAAAAAGCTCAATTATTAGTTTCAAAAGAAGTTATAAAGAGCGGATTGTTTGGCCTAGTTAACAATGCTGGCATCGCGGTCGTTGGGCCGATTGAAGCCGTCCCGATTCCGGACTTGCGACAACAGCTCGAAGTCAACGTCGTTGGGCAGGTTGCCGTCACCCAGATGTTTCTCCCATTAGTCAGGCAGGCGTGTGGACGAATCGTCAACATGGGTTCCATCGCCGGTCTCTCGACCATGCCGCTCATGGGACCGTATTCGGCATCAAAGTTCGCGCTGGAAGCGATTACCGACGCGCTGCGCTTGGAAGTCCAGCAATGGGGTATTCATGTCTCGATCATTGAGCCGGGTGCGATCGCCACGCCTATTTGGAATAAGTCGGCCATCGAAGCGGCCGAACGAGAAGCGGCAATAGAGAGTGAAATTCGCGCTCTCTACAAACCTGTGGTCGCCGCGGTTAGAAAGGTTGTCGGACAAGCATCGAAGCGAGCCATCTCTCCGCAGGCCGTCGCAAAGGCGGTTGAAACGGCGTTGACGGCACCTTCTCCAAGAACACGGTATCTCGTCGGCACGGACGCGAAGTTCCGCGCACTCATGGCGAATGTGCTTCCTGATCGCATTTCGGACCGGCTCTTGACCTGGATCCTCAAATTGCCTCATTGAACAAGCGCTGCCGGTTTGCTCATCCCGATGCCGAGCTGTCGTTTCGAAATGTCGAAGGAGAAACGGAGCTGGACAGCGAGATATTTTTGGACCAACCCTTCTCGGTCCAACGGCTGGTCTTGTTCATGATATACGGCTAATTCCACGTTCTGCCAGCGCGCCGCGAGTCCGATGATCCAATCCAATTCCGTTGGATTGACCGCGTTGGCAGCCTGCCGGTCTGTGAACATATTTACGTCCCCATACAGCACGATCTTGTTCTTATAGAGGTCCAGGTCGGCATGCGCGACATACCGAAAGAGGGCTCGGCCGGTATTGTCAGGCCTCGCGAAGTAATTGTTGTTATGAAAGAGCCATCCTGCCCCGGCATAGACGGATAGGTTTTGATTTGGAAAGTGACGGTGCCATCCCGGAAGGTCCTGGACCGCCTGGAACTTGGCCGTCACGAGTCCATCGCCATATTCCTGCGTGACGCCTTTGCGATCGATCGGCACATCACGTTCGTACTGCAGACGCCAGTTGAAATGGCCAAGTACACCGGTCAGGGCATAGGTGCCGTCCCATTCGCTCAGTTCGATCCATCCGTTGGTGCGGTCGGAGAAGAAGTTCTGATCCGTATAAAAGGTGAGATATTGCTTGTAGAGATCGGTTTCCAGATGGAGCATATGGCGTAAGCCCACAAGGCCCGTGTTATCCGGTCTGGCGGCAAAGGAGGGATTTGAAGCGAACACACCGGTGAGGAGATAGCCGGCAAAGAGCGATTCTTCCGTGTCTCGACCGTTCGCGTCCTCCAAAGAGGGAAGCGGGCGTCCGTATTTCTCCAATGCCGGCGCATCACTTGGCCAGATGATGAAGCTACAACAAAGAGCATGTGAAATACATAATGCCCAGCTTCGCGTGAGACGCATGGTTCCAATCACCGGCCGATTTCCGATTTCGGGCCGCGGAGAAAAGCCACCGAATGTGGACGGTGACGGATGTTACGGTATACAGGGCTCAAAAATTTCTTCGCAATCATTGGAGGCGTCAAAGGTCGGAGGAACAAAACGGTAATGCACATCGACGATCCGGTCGTCGGCCAAAATAACCGTGGCCCAGCAGCCATGGCGAATAGTGGCAAAGCTGCTTTTCCCAACCGGCCGTGATTCTTCGAGAATCGGGGCCTCTCGATAGTATCGAAGGAATGTCCACTTGTCCTCGGTTCGTTCCTGCAGGGGCTTGCCCGCGCAGGAAAGGACCTTCGACTTGGATTGTCCGACCATCTGCTGTTGATTCGGATATTCCCTCACTTGTGCGAGGGGACTACAACCCACCCACGATAACATTCCGACGAGTACCGGCATGAGCACGCACAGATGCAACCTGTTCATGAAAGCCCATTGTATGCTCGGAATCGGAAAATGCAATCGCCTGAGATGGAGGTACGGAGGCAAGGAGCTCGATCAGCCGACGAGATCAGGGTTCAATCGGGTCAGAGGCGTGACGGAGAGGGCCTTGATCTCATTATAGACGATCGTACGGCCCACTTGGCGGAGGCGGCTGAAGACGCCTTCCACGATGACTTGATCACCTTCACGGACCTCCAGCTGACCGAGGCTGACGACTTTCAACGTTCCGGCATGGTCCTGCAGCAGAAATCCATAGGCAGGTTGCCCTTGACGATTGGTAGCCAGCTGCACGTTCATGACTTTCCCGGTGACCACGACATCTTGACGGTCGTAAAGCTCAGGATGTGCCAAGAGTTCCGAGATCTCAATCAAGCTGACGGCCATGGCCGGACTCGCGGTGCCGAGTATCACGGTAGAGAACGAATAGATGGGCAAGAAAAGAGGAAGGACGACCGCCCACGCGAGAAGAGACTGTCGGATGGTAGGCTGCGTCGTCATCATTGATGTGCAATTATACCGAACTGCCGGCGATTGGCAAGGCTGAAAGTTTACCATTTGTCGGAGGCCCTGCCGCTGACGTCCTCTCCAAAAAAATTGTGAAGAATATGCCGTTGTAAGTCAGTCAGTTCGCCTTGAGCCGCCTCACCCGCTCGCGAGGGGAGGGCATCGGATTCCTTGGGTGCCGGCGCCGATCGCTTCAGTAACTCTTGATCCAGCGCCTCGTCGCTCGTGTCCACGTCATTTTGGATAGAGACGAGCCGTTGGAGTCCGAACAACGTTCTGGTCGTTTCAGTGTGTACGGCGTTGGAACTGGCTCCGAATACGAGAGAATTCCACAGTCTTGTCTCGGCCGCTTCCGGAATTCCAATCCCCGCATAGACCCCCAACTTTTCGATCAGGGAGGATTCTGTCCCTTCGAGTCCGTCATAGGTGGCAATCGATCGTTCAATCGGAGCATAGGAAAGCACACGCAGGGTCTCTTTCCACAAATCGGGTGAAGGGATGTGTGGGTCGGCTGTGTGAGATCCGGAACATTTGGCCTGGATGGCGAGGAGATATTGAGACAAAAACTTTACCTTTCTGGCCGCCAGGGTACCGGCTGGAATGCCCCAGATATGGCCGATCTCATGGTCCTGTAACGTCGTCTGATCGGATGTCTGGCGTTCACGTTCCGCAAGAGAGAGGCGTTTTCTGAACCGTTCGGCGAAGCGAAGCTGGGTCTGCATCTCGACGACCAAACGGTGTTTCTGGTATTCCTCCGCGCTAATCTCGTTCTTGTCCCACCCCTCTTCCAATAACCGCAATGTCGTCGATGGGACGGCAGAACGAGCGCGTGCCTTGAAGTCTCCAATTCTATCGGCAGGAACTCCACGAGCTGCAAGAAGTGCGGCGGCCCGAGCGGCCAGCGCGTCCGCCGTACGGATAAAATTCCGGAGGGCGACACATTGGAGCCACGTCCGTTCACGGCGAAGTCGAACCCGCTTGCGATACTCGTTCCGTCGATCGATCATTGCCGTGATCGATTCCTGGGTCATCGTGGTGACAGGTTTTTTCCCGGAGACACACCGAGGATCCGGTCGATCCGCGACCATGAACAGAATTTCGTCGTGTGTGACATCAAGATATTGTAAGAGCAGAAGCCTGAGGATGATGCGGCCTTGTATCGGCAAGCCCGCAATAATCTCTTCAATCATCTCTGTGGTAAGAGGCGGCGAGATCAGTGCTTGTGTCATGGTTTTCCGATCAGGTCGTGAAGGTCCAGTTGTTGGATGAGGCGGGGATGCATGACACTTCCCTGGCACATGGCTTCCAGTCGGCGGTGCTAGGCGGTCCCGGCCCGCTGCTGTTGATGCTGTTCAAGTTGGAGCGCAACGTATTCACGAACATCCTGAACGGTGCCGCTGATGAACATTTCTCTGGGGATTTCTACCCGCACGAGCCGTGAAGGATCAATGCCCCGTTCTTGGGCGTAATGTTCATCGATGTAAAGGCTCAGAGAGCCGTCAGGAAAACGTAAGGCATAGAGGGCGGTTGTATCAGCCATGCGAGGTCCTTCCTGTCATCGTGGTACCTCGTAGAGGTAACACAGGGCTCGTCAGGCTGTCAAAGCGGGACTGCCGGTACACATAAAGCGAAACGGCTTTCAGTCGGGTGACCGAAAGCCGTTCGGCAGCACGGATGATGGTGAAAGCGAAGACTCGAGGAGATTCTCGCTCCGGGCGCGGTTCAGCCTCCCAATGTATCGAGCGTTTCCTTGAGACTCCGGCGGATACACGTGAAGATCGGGGTGTCCCGCAAGGTATACCGGGATCCTTCCGTCTCTCGCAGCGCCATCACCAGATCCAGGAAGTCCTCCGGTTTGTCGCTCTCAAAGGCCACTACCCACTCTTGATCGTCTAACCCGAAGGAATAGGTCGTGTTCAGCTTGACGGACGGGAACCGATGTCCCACTTCGATATGCTCGTCCATCATTCCTTGGCGCGCCGCCTTCGTCAGCAAAAACCACTCGCGCGTTTTGAGAAATGGATACACGAAGATGTACTTGCCTTTTCCCGGCACCACCGTGAGCCGTTTCCCTTCCTGCCCTGCGTGCGCATGGTGGTCGACATAGACGGATCGCTTGGTCATCGCCAGATAGGAATACGGAGTTGAGAGATACTGTCCGAGACCTGAGGCGAGCATCTTGGCACTCATGTCTTGGAACAGGTCCAGGTCATAGCTGATGCGCCACAGCATGAAGTCGCAGTCGCCCCGGATACCGACGGTGGAATAGGGGACCATCAGCACCTTGCCGTTGAAGTCCTCCGCAGCGCGCAGGAACTCCTGCTTGCCCTGGGTGCGCACATCTTCCGGGAGGCGCCGCCATGCGGGGTCCACTTTATAAAACACGAAGTTCACGTACTGCCGCCGAGGTGTCGGTGCGGCGGGGGGTGTGTCCGGAGTCGACATTCAAAGCTCCTTTAGTAGAGTGACAAGAAACACTTCCTCAGTTTTTGTTCGTTTAGCATTTCCCCTTCGGCCTTGTCAACGGGAGACGGGCTTATCCATTGACAGGCTGTGAGGGTTCTGTTAGTCGCAACCGCATGCATCACGCCTGTCAGGGATCTATGGGGCTTGCTGTGACCTGCATGCTTGGCATCGCGTGTCCCTCGGCTGCGATCGAGGTAGACCCGGCGCACGCACAAATCCAGGCCGCACTTGACCGCGGAACAAGAGCGGCGGCACACCATCAGCCGCCCGAAACCTTCTATGCGCGGTTTGGAGGCGCTGATGAGCTGCATGCCGGCGGGTTTCTGATCACAAAGCTCGGTGCACTATCGGTGATGGCGACGCATATGGCGTTACGCGGACTTGAACCGAGCTGGGCCGATGTCGCCCAAGTGACGCAGGCCCGGACGATGCTCGTCAACACCGTCATTTTCGGGGATAGTCCTTCTTTCGCGGTGAACAGTTATGTGGTGCTCGATCAGGGGGGGAAGGTCATCAAGCCCATGACCATGCGAGTCGATGGGCAAGCCAGTCGCAGCGCGGTCTGGCCCAACTCGCCTAAATTTCGGGCCAAAGTCGTGGCCGCATTTGGGTACGCCGATTTCGACCCAAAAGCGCAGACAACTCTTACCGTGTTTCCCGCAACCGGTGGAGAGGTTCGATTTTTGCTCGACTTCGGGCAAATAGAGTAGGGGCGTCATCCCGCTATGCGCAGGTCTCCCGCATCGGACCATCTATATCTCGCTGAAACGATTGCGATAGGGTCGGAACTTCTCGTGGGAGGCCGGTCTGACAGCAATTCGTTGTTCATCACCGACTCGCTGGCAGCGATCGGCATCGAGGTCAGGTTTAAGTCAATCGTCGGGGACGATGAGTCGGACATTGCAGACGTGCTGAAGACAGCCTGTCGCCGGGCCGGTATCGTCATCATTACCGGAGGACTAGGCCCGACGGTCGACGACTGTACCAGAGAAGCTGTCGCAGCGGTCACCGGCTTCCGGCTAGCACGCCGGAAAGAGGCGCTCGACGGCATGAGGGCCAGGCTGGCTCAGTGGGGGCGAATACCGAATCGCGGCCAATTGCGACAGGCGCTCATTCCATCTCGCGCGGGGGTCATCCCGAACCCGGTGGGTTCCGCGCCGGGTTTCGCGTTGGTGTGGCGGGGGACACGTATCATTGCATTGCCAGGTGTTCCGAGTGAGATGCGCGCGATGGTAGAAGAGTCGGTTCTCCCGCTCTTAACCTCTCAAGTTGAGCGATCAAAAGGGCTACATCCACATCCGATCACGAGGGTGGTCTTTCACACGTGGGGACTGCCTGAGGCTGACGTGGACGCCAAGTTACAGGGTCTGATGACAAAACGGACACCGGTCGCGTTGGGTCTGCTTGCTTCGCCGACCGGAGTGCTGGTGTCGTTGACAACGAAGGCACAAAGTCCCATCAAGAAGGAGAGTCTATCTTCGCTGGTGCTGGAAGTTCGAGCGAGATTGCAGGAGTGGATCTATGCGGAAGGTTACGACACCCTGGAAGAGGTGGTCGGTCGAATGTTGCGCGAGCAGAAACTGACCGTCGCGGTTGCCGAGTCGTGTACCGGAGGTCTGATTGGACACCGTCTTACGCAGGTACCGGGATCCTCGGCCTATCTCGATCGGGGAGCCATCTGCTACAGCAATCAGGCGAAAACGGAGATGCTCGGAGTTCCGGCAAGTCTCATAGGGCAATATGGTGCGGTGAGCCGGGAAGTCGCTGCGGCGATGGCCAAGGGCATGCGTGAACGGGCGGGTGCGTCGGTGGCGTTGAGTGTGACGGGTATCGCCGGACCCGGAGGCGCGACGCAGACTAAACCCGTCGGGTTGGTGTACATCGGGCTCGACGATGGCAGCGGCAACACGATCACGAAGGAATTGCGATTCCATGGGGACCGCTCCGTCATTAAACAGCGCGCCGCCCAGGCGGCTCTGGATATGCTTCGCCGGTGGTTGATCGACAGAGTCAGGACATGATTCGGGCATTCCTCGCCGTGGAAATCGACGATGAGGTCCGCGCAGGTCTCTCCCACGTGCAGCAAGATCTCAAACGGCGGCTTGCGCTTCATCCCTCAAAAGATACCCGTATGACCTGGGGACAACCCAATTCGTTTCATCTCACGATCAGGTTTCTTGGAGACACGGACGAGCAGCTCATCGGCCACATGCGTGATGCGATGGCGATTGTCAGGCAGTCGCACCCGACCATTCAGATTCCCCTCGATCAGCTGCAAGCGTTTCCCAACGCTCGACAGCCGCGGGTTCTATGGGTAGGGCCGTCTGAGCAGTGGCTGCAAAGCGCCGCGGCAACCCAGTTGACTGCTTTCCATCAGGCCATCGAGTCTCGCTGTCGCTCGTTCGGTTTCGCACCGGATGACAAACCCTTCATGCCGCACCTGACACTGGCACGGATCAAGATAGGCGAACGACAAGTTGGGCAGTTTCTGACGCAAAGCGGCGTCTGTGCCTGCCCGCTCTCGTTAGGAAAGATCACAGTCGGAGCGCTTGTGCTGATGAAAAGCGAGCTGCGTCCTACCGGGTCTCTGTATACGAAACTGTGGGAGGTGGGAGAAGGTTGCCACGGGTAGCAGCGATCTATTCGGTGCGCCCGAGCGCACTCGCACAGGATGTCATGGTTCGAGCAGTGGAACGAGTGCCGTATGGCCTTGCTGAAGAGCCAGGTCCACCGGACGTTCTCCGGTCGACAGCCTGGCATTCTTATCCCCTCCGTGTTTCAGCAGCAGTTCGATAATCGTCTGATCGCCTCGATACGCCCCAACATGCAATAGCGTCACGCCGCCCATCCGCACCTGGCCGTTCACATCCGCGCCCTTGTGCAGGAGGAGGGTCACCACGTCTCGATGTCCCTGTTGCACTGCGAGGGAAAGCGGCGTCATTCCATCCGTTCTCCGCTGATTCACGGCCGCTCCTTGTTCCAACAAGAGCGCCACCACCTCCCGATGCCCATTCTTCACAGCCAACAGCAGCGGTGTCATCCCGCGCTCATCGGCTGCCTGCACGCCGACCCCCTGCCCAAGGAAGATCTCCACTCGGAGGAGATTGCCATCGGAGGCGGCTGTGCGTAACTTCTCCTCCGGCGCCGTCGCGCAGCCGCTCAGAAGAATGAGCGCGAGCGTACATGGGCCAAGTTTGCAATTTGAAGGAACCTGTTTCATATCGCATCTTCCTTTTTCGGTGAGCTTGATGGAGTCGAGAAGTACCGAATGATGCCGGATATCGCATACGCGAGATTGTATTACACGGCAACTCAACCGCAGATCAAGAGTTATGCCTGAGATGCCCATGAGACGAGTCTGTGTTCTTGTGCCTCGTCATTCTGTAACGAGGCGAGAGAAGCGGGATCGAGCTGCTGTTGGGAGATCAGAACAATCTGACTCTTCAGTCATCATGCTCATCCGGCCTTTCGCGGCTGCAGCAGCGAAAACAACGTGGTGTGGCCTTGCTGGCGAGCCAGATCTATAGGGCGATCTCCTGATTTCGTCTTGGCATTCTTGTCTCCCCCATACTTGAGCAACAAGGTAATGATCTCCCGATTGCCATGATAGGCTCCCACATGCAAAGGCGTCATCCCGTCGTTCGCCTGTGCTTTCACGTCCGCTCCTTGTTTCAGGAGGAGGACGACCATGTCGCGATGGCCCGCCGCCGTCGCGACATGAAGCGGTGTCGCGCCATCAGGCGCTTGCTGGTTGACCAACGCGCCCTTTTCCAACAACAACGCGACGACGTCGCGATGATCGTTTTGCACGGCCATGAAGATCGGCGTGGCGCTGTTCCTCGCTTTCTGATTGATCGATGCTCCCTGCCGCAACAAGAGCTCGGCTACCTCCCGATGGCCGTTCTGCGCTGCAACGAGAAGCGGTGTCACGCCATTCTGTACCGCGTGGTTCACTGCGGCCCTTTTTCCCAGCAACAGCGACACAATCGCCTGATGCCCGTTCTGGGCTGCGACGAGAAGCGGGGTTGTGCCGTCCCGCATCGCCTGATTCACCGCCGCCCCCGCGCTCAGCAACAACGCCACGACTGCCTGATGCCCGTTCTGGGCCGCGACGAGAAGCGGCGTCGCGCCGTCTGCCATGGTCTGGTTGACCGAGGACCCCTGTTGCAGCAAAAGCTCAACGACATCCCGATGCCCTTTCTGCACGGCGATGAAGAGCGGCGTCACGCCGTCTTCGGCAGGCTGGTTCGCTGGGGCCTCGTGCTGAAGCAAGAGCGCCACGACGTCTCGATGGCCGTTCTGGGCTGCGATGAAAAGTGGTGTCACGCCGCCTTTGGTCGTCTGATTCACCGGCGCGCCTTTGTCCAGGAAAAGCGCCGCCACATCCCGATGGCCGTTTTGCGACGCGATATAGAGCGGCGTTGCGCCGTCATTGGTTGCCTGATTCACCAACGCCCCCTTATTCAGCAAGAACGCCACCGTGTCCCGGTGTCCGTTCCACGCCGCGGCATGGAGCGGTGTCGCGCCGGTCTGATTGGCCGCGTGCACGTCGGCGCCTTCCTCGATCAATGTTTTCACTTTGCCGAGATCCCCGTCCATTGCGGCCGTCAGTAGCTTCTCATCCACCGGGCGCATGGCCATCAGCAGCGGCAGCAGGGCGCAGATGACCCCCAACTTCGCCCATCGTGAAATCATGTCAGCCTCCCATCACGTATTCACGGAAAGGAATAATTATGAACTGATTCGAGTGACTGTTTCCTGTCTTAGTGTCGCTAGGCTTGTTGTCGTGCACATCTCTCTTGGAGCGGAATACCACCCTGCGCACCAACACGTCTGCATCTATTCGATCGGGTGACCACGGGAGGTGGTAGCTGTGACACGTTGGAAAAGCAAGTCGAGGTGTGTCAGCGATGCTTAGAGTTTGGGGAGCAGCATGACAGCGATCTTTCGAAGCGAGGCTTTGAGTCGGTCTTCGGGAAGGATGTCCTTATCCGCTGTGAGGGCGTAGTACCGAGCTCCTTTCAGCACGGCCACGCCGAGGCTCTCCTCGTCAATGAGTACGAATGTACGATCGCCGATTCCTTTGTCTTCGATCACCTGGACCTCCGCCTCCTTGAGTTCCTTGAGAAGGTTTTCCAATGTGATGTACTTCTTGGCCGCGCTGGTCGATGCAAACTCTGCCACGCTCACGACCAGGGTCCCATCGGTCAAATCGTAGGTACACGTCCACGTCTGGGAGCCGGTGTCTGTATCCTGATCCGGGCCGTCGAGAATGACAGAGGAAATCGGCTGGCCGATGGTAGCGCCTATTTCTGATCGAGAAATCAGCGAGCAGACATCAAGAGCCTGGACCGGAGAAGTGACGACCAGACTTGCGACGATGAGGGCGAACGCAGCAGCTGCCTTTGCACTCTTCAGGAGTCGCGATGTGTTGCACTCATTGCGTGCGAAGGCCAGGTGTTCAATGTGTGCCATGGCGTACGCCCCATTCTAGGATGTCAAGGCGCAAAGGTCCAGATGAAAAATGTGGCGGTTATGTTGCACTTGACACCGACT is a genomic window containing:
- a CDS encoding ankyrin repeat domain-containing protein, which encodes MISRWAKLGVICALLPLLMAMRPVDEKLLTAAMDGDLGKVKTLIEEGADVHAANQTGATPLHAAAWNGHRDTVAFLLNKGALVNQATNDGATPLYIASQNGHRDVAALFLDKGAPVNQTTKGGVTPLFIAAQNGHRDVVALLLQHEAPANQPAEDGVTPLFIAVQKGHRDVVELLLQQGSSVNQTMADGATPLLVAAQNGHQAVVALLLSAGAAVNQAMRDGTTPLLVAAQNGHQAIVSLLLGKRAAVNHAVQNGVTPLLVAAQNGHREVAELLLRQGASINQKARNSATPIFMAVQNDHRDVVALLLEKGALVNQQAPDGATPLHVATAAGHRDMVVLLLKQGADVKAQANDGMTPLHVGAYHGNREIITLLLKYGGDKNAKTKSGDRPIDLARQQGHTTLFSLLQPRKAG